The following proteins are encoded in a genomic region of Anabas testudineus chromosome 13, fAnaTes1.2, whole genome shotgun sequence:
- the fzd9b gene encoding frizzled-9b, producing the protein MDGCPLKVAIFLWCLLVISGSSFEIGSYDLERGRPAKCEPIVIPMCQGIGYNLTRMPNFMDHDDQNEAAIKLNEFAPLVAYGCDVHLRFFLCSLYAPMCTDKVSTSIPACRPMCEQARERCAPIMKKFSYTWPDSLDCSKLPTRNDPNALCMEAPENETRTEVKKGEGMLPVPPRPRQPGTSGSRSPGSTGSCENPDKFQFVEKSQSCAPRCSAAVDVFWSRQDKDFAFIWMTVWSILCFVSTAFTVLTFLLEPHRFQYPERPIIFLSMCYNVYSVAFIIRSVAGAENIACDREHGELYIIQEGLESTGCTIVFLILYYFGMASSIWWVILTLTWFLAAGKKWGHEAIEAHSNYFHMAAWGIPALKTIIILTMRKVAGDELTGLCYVGSMDSGALTGFVLIPLSCYLVIGTSFILTGFVALFHIRKVMKTEGTNTEKLEKLMVKIGIYSILYTVPATCVIVCYFYERLNMDYWKLRGLQMKCGSFNGHSSDCSLQTSVPTVAVFMLKIFMSLVVGITSGVWVWSSKTLQTWQGLCSRKLADRTSSRKPCSGVSCGSTHCHYKSPAVVLHMAKTDLHSDNPTHV; encoded by the coding sequence ATGGATGGTTGTCCGCTGAAGGTGGCGATTTTTCTGTGGTGTCTGCTGGTGATTTCTGGCTCCAGCTTTGAGATCGGCTCCTACGACCTGGAGCGAGGCAGACCGGCCAAGTGCGAGCCCATCGTGATCCCCATGTGCCAGGGGATCGGCTACAACCTGACCCGGATGCCCAACTTCATGGACCACGACGACCAGAACGAGGCTGCCATTAAGCTGAACGAGTTTGCCCCTCTGGTGGCTTATGGCTGTGATGTGCACCTCcgcttcttcctctgctccctctACGCCCCCATGTGCACAGACAAAGTGTCGACCTCCATCCCCGCCTGCAGACCCATGTGTGAGCAGGCTCGGGAGAGGTGTGCACCCATCATGAAGAAGTTCAGCTACACCTGGCCGGACTCGCTCGACTGCTCCAAGCTGCCCACCAGAAACGACCCCAACGCTCTGTGCATGGAGGCCCCCGAGAACGAGACCAGGACCGAGGTTAAGAAAGGTGAAGGCATGCTTCCTGTGCCCCCTCGCCCCAGGCAGCCGGGCACCAGCGGCAGCCGCTCGCCTGGCAGCACAGGCTCCTGCGAGAACCCAGACAAGTTCCAGTTTGTGGAGAAGAGCCAGTCGTGTGCACCACGCTGCTCTGCAGCTGTGGACGTCTTCTGGTCCAGACAGGACAAAGACTTTGCCTTCATTTGGATGACAGTGTGGTCTATCCTCTGCTTTGTCTCCACTGCCTTCACCGTGTTGACCTTCCTCCTGGAGCCTCACCGTTTCCAGTACCCGGAGCGGCCCATCATCTTCCTCTCCATGTGCTACAACGTCTACTCAGTAGCCTTCATCATCCGCTCAGTGGCTGGAGCAGAGAACATCGCCTGTGACCGAGAGCACGGCGAGCTGTACATCATCCAGGAAGGGCTGGAGTCCACTGGCTGCACCATCGTCTTCCTCATCCTGTACTACTTTGGCATGGCCTCTTCTATCTGGTGGGTCATCCTCACCCTCACCTGGTTCCTGGCTGCAGGGAAGAAGTGGGGTCACGAGGCCATCGAAGCCCACAGCAACTACTTCCACATGGCTGCTTGGGGCATTCCTGCTCTGAAGACCATAATCATCCTCACAATGAGAAAGGTGGCTGGAGATGAGCTGACGGGGTTGTGCTATGTGGGAAGCATGGACTCTGGGGCGCTCACTGGCTTCGTCCTGATCCCCCTCTCCTGCTACCTGGTCATCGGCACCTCTTTCATCCTCACAGGCTTTGTGGCTCTTTTCCACATCCGGAAAGTGATGAAGACGGAGGGCACCAACACCGAGAAGCTGGAGAAGCTCATGGTGAAAATCGGCATCTACTCCATCCTCTACACGGTGCCGGCCACCTGCGTCATAGTCTGCTATTTCTACGAGAGGCTCAACATGGACTACTGGAAGCTGAGGGGTCTGCAGATGAAGTGCGGCTCGTTCAACGGGCACAGCAGCGACTGCTCGCTGCAGACGTCCGTGCCCACCGTGGCCGTGTTCATGCTGAAGATCTTCATGTCGCTGGTGGTTGGCATCACCAGTGGGGTGTGGGTGTGGAGCTCTAAGACCCTGCAGACCTGGCAGGGCCTGTGCAGCAGGAAGCTGGCAGACAGGACTAGTAGTAGGAAGCCGTGCAGCGGCGTCAGCTGCGGCAGCACACACTGCCACTACAAATCTCCTGCTGTGGTTCTTCACATGGCCAAGACTGACCTGCACTCAGACAACCCCACACATGTCTGA